CTTCGAGCAGCAGCGGGATGGTTGCTGCCTGGATGGGGGACGGCTTCTCGTAGCCGACGTCCTGGAGGGCGGCGAGGACGCGGCCGTCAATGCCGAGGTCGGCGAACTTGACGCCTTCTTCTTCGTCTTCCTCAGCCTGGGCGGCGGGAGCGGCGGCGGCAGGAGCCTCCTCAGCCTGGGCGGCGGGAGCGGCCGGTGCTTCAGCAGGAGCTTCGGCGGGAACCGTTGCGGCCTCAGCTGCAGGAGCAGCGGGCTCGGTGAATTCGATGCTGGCGGTTGCTGCTTGAGCGGCGGCGTCGTTGTGATTTTCGGGCATAGGGGAATATTCCTCATCCATAGGGGGCCAGGCGGCACTACCCGAGGTGAGCGGAGCCGCAGTACGTGTGACTAAAGGTGCCAGGCAAACATTGACTGGCGGTCACAGAAGTCCGGCGCTTTCGCAATCCCGTGGCAGGACTTCCCGCTGCATCTCTTGGCTGCTATCCCAGCAGTCTGTACAGCGTTTTCTTTAGCCGGCTCTCCCTATGAAAATGCCCGCATCGCTTGTGCGGGCCCCAACACTTGCCAGTCCTGCCTCAAAAATTGGGCAGGAATAAGGGATTTCCGGAGTGGGGGATGTTTCCAGTGTAGGGCACGCGGCCGCTCCAGCGGAAATTAAGGGCGCGACGGCGGCGGTGAGCTTGCGCACACCGCTCCCCTTCCAGCCGCTTTAGCCTGGGGTTACCGGCCCAGCTGCCGTTCCAGCGCCTCGAACTTCTGGTTGAACTCCGGCTGCTGCAGGCGGATCTCGCCGTCGGCATCGGCGTCGCGCAATGCTTCCATCGCCTCCAGGTCCGGCTCGCTGAACCACTTGCCCACAGTGATGCCGTGCTTCGGGACATATAGCCGGTGGATATGGTCTCCCGCCTGGATGCTCCCGGTCCTGATGACGCGCAGATAGGCTCCCACCCGGCCCTCCTCCGTGAACCTCTTGACGAAGTGCGGCTCCCCCATCCGGCGCTGGAAGGTGGCGCAGGGGGTACGGGGCGAGGTCACTTCCACTTCGACGTCCAGGCCGATCCGCCAGCGCTCGCCAATCACGGCACCAGTGACATCGATCCCGGCCACCCGCAGGTTTTCGCCAAAGATCCCCGGGGGCAGGTCCCTGGCGAGTTCACGGGACCAGTAGTCCGCATCCTGCCGGGAGTAGGCGTACAGGGCCTGGTCCGGTCCCCCGTGGTGGACGCGGTTCGCCTGGATGTCACCCTGGAGGCCCAACCGGTGCACTTTGACCGGGCCGTCGGCGGGGCGCTTGTCGATGGCGGTGACGCCCACGTTCGAGGTATCCGGCAGGAGCTGGTGGACGCGGCACACGGCAAGGACGGAGGCGGTTTCCATGGCTCCAGTGTATGGCTCCCCTTGACGGCCCCTACACCCAACTCGCACTCATTTAAAGTCGCCAAACAGCGGTTTCGCGGCGTTTAATGCGAGCTGCTTGGGCCAGCGGGCACCGGCAGGGACTACGCTGATTTGAGGATTGCAATTGGGGGTGCGCCGCTGTGCCCAATTCACGTGGACAACTCAGGGGGACACCATGGACCCGAACAAGGACCCGGACCACGGGCGGCCCGGCAGCGAGCCGCCTGCGGGCGAGGGCCACCAGCCGGCCGGCGAGGGCGTCCAGCCGGCCGGAGACGGGCACGGCGGCGCCAAGCCTCCTCCCTGGCAGGTACCCAAGCCGGAACTCCGCCCCGAACTCCTGAACCAGCCGGTTACCCCGGTGGACCCGTTCGCCCGGGACCGCGAACGGCAGCTCGACGAGGAGGCGTCCCGGAAGAAGCGCTCCCAGCGGCGCACCGTCGTCGTGGGTTTGGGCGTGACGGCGCTGCTCGCCGGCACCATCACCGCCGTGGTGGCCAGCAACCAGGATGATCCCGAGTACGCGCAGGTGTGTTTTAACGACGAAACGGGCGAGCGCGTGGAGGACACCAACTGCAACAGCTCCGCCGGAAGGGGCGGCGGCCTCTATGCCTGGTACTTCTTCTCCCGCGGCGCGTACGTCCCCGCTATCGGCCAGAACCGCTCCACGGCACCTAACTACTCGAGGACCGTGCCCAGCGGCGCGAAGGCGTCCACGGGGTACAGCTCCCAGGGCGGAACGGTCAGCCGGGGCGGGTTCGGCACCAGCGCGAAGAGCGGCACCAGCAGTGGCGGCAGCAAGGTCTCGGGGGGCTGAGTGTGAAGCGGTTGATGTCCGAGCCCCGGCCCGGCTGGAAGCAGAAGATCGAAGAGCAGGGCTTGGTGTTCTCCACCACCACCATGGAGGACGGCCGCCGGATCGAGTACTGGAACGAGGCCGCGTACTACGAATTCACCATGGAGGAGGTGGAAACCCTCGAGGTGACGGCCGAGAACATGCACAAGATGTGCCTGGAAGCGGCGAAGTTCCTGGCCACCGGTGCCATGGGCAACATCGGCATCGGGCCGCAGGCCCTGGAACTGGCCGCGGAATCCCTCCAGGCCGGGGACGTGGATGTCTACGGCCGGTTCGACTTCATCTATGACGGGCAGGGCGGCCCGGCCAGGATGCTCGAGTACAACGCGGACACCCCCACGGGCCTGATCGAGGCGGCGGTGGCGCAGTGGTTCTGGCTGCAGGACGTCTTTCCGGAAAAGGACCAGTGGAACGGCATCCACGAAGCCCTGATCCGGCAGTGGAAGAAGGTGCAGTACCGCACCGGGATGAGCACCCTGCACGTTGCCCACTCGGAGGTTGAGGAGTCCGGCGAGGACTGGATGACCGCGGCCTACATGCGGGACGTGGCCGGCCAGGCGGGCTGGACCACCATTGGCATCAACATGTCCGATATCGGCTGGGATCCCAACCTCAACCGCTTCGTGGACCTGGACAACTTCATGATCAGCACCATCTTCAAGCTCTACCCGTGGGAGCTGATGATGAAGGAGCCGTTCGGGCACCGGCTGCTGGAACGCGCCCACAACCCCCGCTGGATCGAGCCGGCCTGGAAGATGCTGCTCTCCAACAAGGCCCTGCTGGCCGCGCTGTGGCACCTCTACCCCGAGCACCCCAACCTGCTGCCCGCGTACCTCAACGAGCCGGGGCCGCTGAAGGAATGGGTGGCCAAGCCCCTGCACGGCCGCGAAGGCGACAACATCAAGATCCACGCACAGGGCATCAGCCTTGAGCAGCCCGGCGGCTACGGCCGTGAAGGTTGGTGCTACCAGCAGTACCAGGAGTTGCCCGCCTTCGACGGCAACCATCCCGTCCTGGGCCTGTGGGTGGTGGACGGGGAATCCGTGGGCTGCGGCATCCGGGAATCGGACGGGCCCGTCACGGATTATTACTGCCGCTTCGTGCCCAACACCATCGACGCGCCGGCGCCGCTTTCGGCCGTGGCCGCCTCCAGCAAAGCAGGTATCGCACTATGAACCCGGTGACAGCATGAGCACAGGCATTACGACGGCGGGAGGCCCGGGCGGCGCGCCCGGCACCACAGTCCCGGCCAAGGGGCTTCGGGCCGGCATCCTGGATCTCGGCGACTCCGTGATGATCGGCCTTGCCTCCACCGCACCGGTGTACTCACTGGCGGCAACACTTGGCCTCATCGTGGCCGTGAACGGGAACTACACTCCCCTGATCCTGCTGCTGGGCTTTGTCCCCGTCCTGTTCATCGCCTACGCGTTCCGCGAACTGAACAGTGCCATCCCGGACTGCGGAACCACCTTCACCTGGTCGCGCCGTACCTTCGGCCCCTGGGCGGGCTGGCTGGGTGGCTGGGGCGTGGCGCTCGCGGGCATTGTTGTCCTGGCAAACCTGGCCCAGGTGGCCGGACAGTACCTGTGGCTCCTGGTGGGTGACGGCTCGCTCGCGGAAAACAAGGTGCTGGTCACTGCCACGGGCGTGTTGTTCATCGCCGTCATGACACTGGTCAATTACCGCGGCATCCGGCTCGGCGAGCATGTCCAGCGGGTCCTGACGTATGTGCAGTACATTGCGCTGGGCATTTTTGCCCTGGCCATCGTCGTCGGGATTGTCCGGGGCTCGGCGGGCGGCGACACCACCATCCAGCCCTTCGATTTCGAGTGGTTCAACCCGGCAGGTGCCTTCGCGGACCCCGGAGCAGTGGTCCACGGCGTGCTCCTCGCCCTGTTCATCTATTGGGGCTGGGACACCTGCCTTGCAGTGAATGAGGAAACCGAGAACCCCTCTACCACCCCTGGCCGCGGTGCCGTGATCTCCGCGTTCATCCTGGTGGCCATCTACGTCTCCGTCGCACTGCTGGTGATGATGTACGCAACCGTGGGAACGGAAGGCATCGGCCTGGGCAACGAGGCCAACCAGGACGACGTCTTCCTTGCCATGCGGGACGTGGTGCTGGGCCCGTGGGGCTGGCTGATCGTCGTCGCGGTCCTGGCCTCGGTGCTGTCCTCCACCCAGACCACCATCCTGCCCACGGCCCGCGGTACCCTCTCCATGGGTGTCCACGGCGCACTGCCCGCGAAGTTCGGCGAGGTCCACCCGAAGAACCAGACGCCGGGCTTCTCCACGCAAGTCATGGGGGTTGCGGCCATCGCGTACTACGTGGCCATGAGCTTCCTGAGTGAAAACCTGCTGTCCGATTCCATCAGCGCCATCAGCCTGTTCATCGCGTTCTACTACGCGCTGACCGGTTTCGCGTGCTTCTGGTATTTCCGCAGCACTCTGGGACAGTCCGCGCGGAACCTGTGGTTCCGGGGCATCCTTCCGCTTGTGGGCGCGCTCCTGCTGACGGCCGCCTTCTTCATCTCGGCCGTCCAGATGTGGGACCCGGCCTACGGCAACACCCAGATCTTCGGCGTCGGCGGCGCGTTTGTGAGCGGGGTGCTGCTGCTGGCCCTGGGTGTGCTCCTGGCCGTGGTCTGCCGTTTCCTGCCATCAACCCGGGGCTACTTCACCGGGACCAGCGTCGCAGGCGAAACCCCCGCCCCCTCCCCCAAGTAGGTAGCGCTAAGTGTCGTTTTGAGGGGTCAAAACGACACTTAGCGCTACCCAGTTGGGCCAGGCGCGCAAAGGTGCGTCATGCCGAGAAGCCGCCGTCGGATTTGATGAGCTGGCCGGAGACCCAGCGGCCGGCGGGTGAGAGCAGGAACGCCACGGTGGCGGCGGCGTCGGCCGGTGTCCCCAGGCGGCCTCCCGGCTGGCGGTCGGTCAAAGCTTCCCGGACCGCGTCGTCCATCCAGCCAGTGTCCACCGGCCCTGGGTTAAGGACGTTCGCAGAGATGCCCAGCGGCCCAAGCTCCCGGGCCGCTGCAATCACGATCCGGTCCAGCGCACCTTTCGAGGCGCCGTACGGCAGGTTGAACGCTGTGTGGTCACTGGTCAGCGCAACGATCGCGCCGCCGTCGTCCGTTGCCTGCCGCGCGAAGGCGGCAATCAGCTGCCAGCTGGCCCGGGTGTTCACGGCGAAGTGCCGCTCGAACGATTCAAGGCTGGTATCCAGGATCCCCGAATCGACGGACTCGGCGTGGCTCAGCACCATGCCGTGCAGCGGGCCGGCGAGCTGAACGGCGTCAGCCACCAGCTTCTCCGCCGCGGCAGGGTCCTCCAGGTCCGCCGGCAGGGCGTGGGCCTGGGCTCCGATGGCTTCCAGCTCGGCGGTCAGGCGGACGACGCCGTCCGGTTCCGTTCCCCACGGCATGCGGGCGTCGTAGTCCGGCCAGTAGGCCAGGACCAGGTCCCAGCCTTCCGCCGCCAGCTGCCGGGCAACACCGGCGCCGATGGAGGCAAGGCGGCCCGCGCCCGTCACCAGGGCTACGTTTCGGACGGGAACTTCGGGTGGGGTCTCCATGGCACCAGCCTAGCGGCGGTGTCCGGGGGCGGTATTAGGAGGGCACTCCGGCGGGGGCGGGCTCGCGGGAGACGGCGTGCTTGCGGATAGTGGCGCTGATCACCGCCGCGATGGTGCACATCGCGGCGGCGCCGAACCAGGCGTAGGTGTACTGGCCGGTGGCGTCCCGGATGGCACCGGCGCCCAGGGCGGCCGCGGCCGCGCCGAGCTGGTGTGCCGCGAACACCCACCCGAACACCACGCTGCCGTCCGCGCCGAACGTTTCCCGGCAGATGGCTGCTGTTGGCGGCACGGT
The Arthrobacter sp. PGP41 genome window above contains:
- a CDS encoding APC family permease, translated to MSTGITTAGGPGGAPGTTVPAKGLRAGILDLGDSVMIGLASTAPVYSLAATLGLIVAVNGNYTPLILLLGFVPVLFIAYAFRELNSAIPDCGTTFTWSRRTFGPWAGWLGGWGVALAGIVVLANLAQVAGQYLWLLVGDGSLAENKVLVTATGVLFIAVMTLVNYRGIRLGEHVQRVLTYVQYIALGIFALAIVVGIVRGSAGGDTTIQPFDFEWFNPAGAFADPGAVVHGVLLALFIYWGWDTCLAVNEETENPSTTPGRGAVISAFILVAIYVSVALLVMMYATVGTEGIGLGNEANQDDVFLAMRDVVLGPWGWLIVVAVLASVLSSTQTTILPTARGTLSMGVHGALPAKFGEVHPKNQTPGFSTQVMGVAAIAYYVAMSFLSENLLSDSISAISLFIAFYYALTGFACFWYFRSTLGQSARNLWFRGILPLVGALLLTAAFFISAVQMWDPAYGNTQIFGVGGAFVSGVLLLALGVLLAVVCRFLPSTRGYFTGTSVAGETPAPSPK
- a CDS encoding glutathionylspermidine synthase family protein produces the protein MKRLMSEPRPGWKQKIEEQGLVFSTTTMEDGRRIEYWNEAAYYEFTMEEVETLEVTAENMHKMCLEAAKFLATGAMGNIGIGPQALELAAESLQAGDVDVYGRFDFIYDGQGGPARMLEYNADTPTGLIEAAVAQWFWLQDVFPEKDQWNGIHEALIRQWKKVQYRTGMSTLHVAHSEVEESGEDWMTAAYMRDVAGQAGWTTIGINMSDIGWDPNLNRFVDLDNFMISTIFKLYPWELMMKEPFGHRLLERAHNPRWIEPAWKMLLSNKALLAALWHLYPEHPNLLPAYLNEPGPLKEWVAKPLHGREGDNIKIHAQGISLEQPGGYGREGWCYQQYQELPAFDGNHPVLGLWVVDGESVGCGIRESDGPVTDYYCRFVPNTIDAPAPLSAVAASSKAGIAL
- a CDS encoding Tat pathway signal protein; this translates as MDPNKDPDHGRPGSEPPAGEGHQPAGEGVQPAGDGHGGAKPPPWQVPKPELRPELLNQPVTPVDPFARDRERQLDEEASRKKRSQRRTVVVGLGVTALLAGTITAVVASNQDDPEYAQVCFNDETGERVEDTNCNSSAGRGGGLYAWYFFSRGAYVPAIGQNRSTAPNYSRTVPSGAKASTGYSSQGGTVSRGGFGTSAKSGTSSGGSKVSGG
- a CDS encoding SDR family oxidoreductase; this encodes METPPEVPVRNVALVTGAGRLASIGAGVARQLAAEGWDLVLAYWPDYDARMPWGTEPDGVVRLTAELEAIGAQAHALPADLEDPAAAEKLVADAVQLAGPLHGMVLSHAESVDSGILDTSLESFERHFAVNTRASWQLIAAFARQATDDGGAIVALTSDHTAFNLPYGASKGALDRIVIAAARELGPLGISANVLNPGPVDTGWMDDAVREALTDRQPGGRLGTPADAAATVAFLLSPAGRWVSGQLIKSDGGFSA
- a CDS encoding MOSC domain-containing protein, giving the protein METASVLAVCRVHQLLPDTSNVGVTAIDKRPADGPVKVHRLGLQGDIQANRVHHGGPDQALYAYSRQDADYWSRELARDLPPGIFGENLRVAGIDVTGAVIGERWRIGLDVEVEVTSPRTPCATFQRRMGEPHFVKRFTEEGRVGAYLRVIRTGSIQAGDHIHRLYVPKHGITVGKWFSEPDLEAMEALRDADADGEIRLQQPEFNQKFEALERQLGR